ACAAGACTGGATCAGATCCATGAACTGGTTGGTTGAATTCCACTCAGAAACGGTGATCAAGGGAGACGAAATCTTTGATGAATCAACAGACTGAGCTGGAAGTGTTTTTCGATGGTGCCTGCCCTTTGTGCCGGAAGGAAATCAACATGATTCGTCGTCTGGATCGTCGGCATCGAATTTTATTCACTGATATTGCGGAACCAGAATTCGATATCGAGATCTACGGCAAAACCATGAATCAACTGATGGAGGGAATCCATGCACGTCTGCCAGATGGAACCTGGGTGACTGGCGTTGAAGTCTTTCGCCGGTTATATTCCGCCATTGGTTTCGGCTGGCTGGTTGTGCCGACGCGGTTGCCTGGTGTATCCCATTTTCTGGATCTGGCTTATCACGTCTTCGCGAAAAACAGACTGAAACTGACCGGCCGTTGTCAGAACACTGCTGCTTGTGAGATTCCTGATCAAATTAAAGAGGCGCGGTCATGAAAATAGCCATCATCGGGGGCGGTATCTCGGGTTTGACTGCCGCTTACTGTCTGCATCAGCAACACGAGATCACATTATTCGAAGCCAATGAGTATATTGGCGGGCATACAAATACGATTGATGTTGATCTGGCCGGTGAACAACATGCCGTCGATACCGGATTTATTGTCTTTAATTACCATACATATCCGAATTTCACGCGGATTCTGAATGAACTCGGCGTGGCATCACAGCCGACTGCGATGAGCTTCAGTATGAA
This window of the Gimesia fumaroli genome carries:
- a CDS encoding thiol-disulfide oxidoreductase DCC family protein; its protein translation is MNQQTELEVFFDGACPLCRKEINMIRRLDRRHRILFTDIAEPEFDIEIYGKTMNQLMEGIHARLPDGTWVTGVEVFRRLYSAIGFGWLVVPTRLPGVSHFLDLAYHVFAKNRLKLTGRCQNTAACEIPDQIKEARS